Proteins from a single region of Abyssalbus ytuae:
- a CDS encoding metallophosphoesterase family protein: MSSYSRLTRVFNNAKVMDFDDSSKFILFSDCHRGDNSFADDFANNRNIYFHALNHYYKEGFSYIEIGDGDELWENLTFDTIFEAHKNVFLLLKKFYDEGRLYQIYGNHDMVYKNPDIVKKHYETYLDPKINKQVPFMPGLQYHEGIVLNHIQTGQKIFLTHGHQADWWNYLFWRWSRFMVRVLWKPLQVVGIADPTSPAKNNKELIKIERRTKKWIAKNNNQLTIVGHTHRPRFPEPGDLAFFNDGSCVHPRSVTGLEIENGRITLIKWYTDITEEGYLRIVRTVLEGPQKLADYKTE; this comes from the coding sequence ATGTCTTCTTATTCCCGATTAACAAGAGTTTTCAATAATGCCAAAGTGATGGATTTTGATGATTCTTCAAAATTTATTTTGTTTAGCGACTGCCATCGGGGAGATAATAGTTTTGCAGATGATTTTGCAAATAACCGTAATATTTATTTTCATGCACTTAATCATTACTACAAAGAGGGGTTTAGTTATATTGAAATAGGAGATGGTGATGAACTCTGGGAAAATTTAACTTTTGATACAATTTTTGAAGCTCATAAGAATGTGTTTCTGCTCTTAAAGAAATTTTATGATGAGGGTCGCCTGTATCAAATTTATGGTAATCATGATATGGTATATAAAAATCCGGATATAGTTAAAAAACATTATGAAACCTATCTTGATCCTAAAATAAATAAGCAGGTGCCTTTTATGCCCGGGCTTCAATACCATGAAGGAATAGTTTTAAATCATATCCAAACCGGCCAAAAAATCTTTTTAACCCATGGCCATCAGGCCGATTGGTGGAACTATCTTTTCTGGAGGTGGAGCCGGTTTATGGTAAGAGTGCTGTGGAAACCTTTACAGGTAGTAGGAATTGCCGACCCCACAAGTCCGGCCAAAAATAATAAAGAACTTATAAAAATTGAACGACGTACCAAAAAATGGATTGCTAAAAACAACAATCAGCTTACCATAGTGGGGCATACCCACCGGCCAAGATTTCCCGAACCCGGAGATTTGGCATTTTTTAATGACGGGAGTTGTGTTCATCCGCGAAGTGTTACAGGTTTGGAAATTGAAAATGGCAGGATAACCCTTATTAAATGGTATACCGATATTACAGAGGAGGGTTACCTGAGAATAGTGCGTACAGTACTGGAAGGACCACAAAAACTGGCAGACTACAAAACCGAATAA
- a CDS encoding CPBP family intramembrane glutamic endopeptidase, whose product MAYLKPPWTRWFKFNWLLGMFFIFLFGISRFILVLEANKSGNFNFIIPFFILMWVAPFVFLTKTGRTAIGIRRSGNYKWIFFSFISGILMCGVVFFIGKYLYNESDNNWFLYLVKPFETLLPLIETEASTRLAWFLISALISMVFSPVGEEILYRGLIHDSFSINTGDRLASYIDSLAFAMVHLAHFGIIYRSGNFQFLPVPAAIWFILVFISSQLFFLCKKKTGSLIGAIVCHAGFNLTMVYFIFYHIL is encoded by the coding sequence ATGGCTTATTTAAAACCACCCTGGACCCGTTGGTTTAAATTTAACTGGCTGCTGGGTATGTTTTTTATTTTTTTGTTCGGGATATCCCGTTTTATATTGGTTTTAGAAGCCAACAAGTCCGGTAATTTTAACTTTATCATTCCTTTTTTTATACTCATGTGGGTAGCTCCTTTTGTTTTTTTAACAAAAACAGGAAGAACTGCTATCGGTATACGAAGATCCGGTAATTATAAATGGATTTTCTTTTCCTTTATCTCAGGTATTTTAATGTGTGGTGTGGTTTTTTTTATCGGAAAATATCTTTATAATGAGTCTGATAACAATTGGTTCCTATATTTAGTGAAACCCTTTGAAACACTTCTTCCTTTAATTGAAACTGAAGCGTCAACCAGGCTGGCATGGTTTTTAATTTCAGCCTTAATTTCTATGGTTTTTAGTCCTGTAGGTGAAGAGATTTTATACAGGGGGCTTATACATGACAGTTTTTCAATAAACACAGGCGACAGGCTTGCCTCTTATATTGACAGTTTGGCCTTTGCTATGGTACATTTGGCACATTTTGGAATTATTTACCGGTCAGGCAACTTTCAATTTTTACCTGTGCCGGCCGCCATATGGTTTATTTTAGTTTTTATTTCTTCTCAACTATTCTTTCTCTGTAAGAAAAAAACAGGGTCTTTAATCGGAGCCATAGTTTGTCATGCGGGTTTTAATCTTACCATGGTCTATTTTATTTTTTATCATATCTTGTAA
- a CDS encoding alkylphosphonate utilization protein yields the protein MEVKDSVGNILNDGDSVKVTKDLKVKGTSTTLKRGTTIKNIRLTDDEDHVECRVGKSTFVLKTQFLKKG from the coding sequence ATGGAGGTTAAAGACAGTGTTGGAAACATTTTAAATGACGGAGATTCGGTTAAAGTAACAAAAGATTTAAAAGTTAAAGGAACTTCTACTACCCTTAAAAGAGGTACCACTATAAAAAACATAAGACTTACTGATGATGAAGATCATGTAGAATGCCGTGTGGGGAAAAGTACCTTTGTGCTTAAAACCCAGTTCCTGAAAAAAGGATAA
- the nadB gene encoding L-aspartate oxidase — MIKTDYLVIGGGVAGLSFAIKTAVKSPEHTITVITKDDIMESNTRYAQGGIAIVWDKKDSFEDHIKDTLVAGDGLCDPEVVKLVVTKGPERLKELIKFGAEFDTASNGNLDLGKEGGHSAYRIVHHRDVSGYEVLKTLVEKAGQIPNILILSRHYAIDLITEHHLPNIDTSSTSERTCFGAYVQNKQTGEILKIESKLTMLAAGGIGQVYANTTNPAVATGDGIGLAYRAKARITDMEFIQFHPTALYNPKESPSFLISEAVRGFGAVLRNQRGEVFMERYHSQKDLAPRDIVARAIDSELVSSGDDFVFLDCTHLDLNKFKNHFPNIYNKCLSVGVDIAKDYIPIVPAQHYLCGGIEVDMKGKTSIKNLYACGECSRTGLHGANRLASNSLLEALVFGDEISKDAVKQINRVNLPENIPEWDSEGTVEPKEKIIIKHNRKELQKIMSDFVGIVRSNERLKIALQRLEVIYRETKELYNSSVLSPQLCELRNMVNVAYLIITQSQKRKENRGGFYNTDNVTK, encoded by the coding sequence ATGATTAAAACCGATTACCTTGTTATAGGCGGCGGAGTGGCAGGATTGAGTTTTGCCATAAAAACCGCCGTAAAATCTCCTGAGCATACAATAACAGTAATTACGAAAGATGACATTATGGAATCTAATACCAGGTATGCCCAGGGAGGTATTGCCATAGTATGGGATAAAAAAGATTCTTTTGAAGATCATATAAAAGATACCCTTGTGGCGGGCGACGGGTTATGCGACCCGGAAGTAGTTAAGCTGGTAGTTACAAAAGGGCCTGAGCGTTTAAAAGAACTTATTAAGTTCGGGGCAGAATTTGACACCGCTTCAAACGGCAACCTGGATTTAGGAAAAGAAGGTGGACATTCGGCTTACAGGATAGTACATCACAGGGATGTATCAGGCTATGAAGTGCTTAAAACACTTGTTGAAAAAGCCGGGCAAATTCCCAACATTCTAATATTATCCCGTCATTATGCAATAGACCTGATTACCGAGCATCATTTACCAAACATCGATACTTCATCTACATCTGAGAGAACCTGTTTCGGGGCCTATGTTCAAAATAAACAAACAGGCGAAATACTTAAAATTGAGTCTAAACTTACCATGCTGGCTGCCGGCGGAATAGGACAGGTATATGCTAATACCACCAATCCTGCTGTGGCCACAGGTGACGGAATAGGTTTAGCTTACCGTGCCAAAGCCAGGATTACAGACATGGAATTTATCCAGTTTCATCCCACGGCATTATATAACCCAAAAGAGAGTCCTTCTTTTTTAATATCGGAAGCAGTAAGAGGATTTGGTGCAGTTCTCCGCAATCAGCGGGGAGAAGTTTTTATGGAACGTTACCATTCACAAAAAGACCTGGCTCCCCGGGATATTGTGGCTCGTGCTATTGATAGTGAGTTGGTAAGCAGTGGCGATGACTTTGTTTTTTTAGATTGTACACATCTTGATTTAAATAAGTTTAAGAATCATTTTCCTAATATTTATAATAAATGTTTGAGCGTGGGTGTAGATATTGCCAAAGATTATATACCCATTGTACCCGCACAGCATTATTTGTGTGGCGGGATTGAGGTTGATATGAAAGGTAAAACCTCCATAAAAAATTTATATGCCTGTGGTGAGTGTAGCAGGACAGGACTGCATGGAGCCAACAGACTGGCTTCAAATTCTTTATTGGAGGCCCTTGTTTTTGGTGACGAAATAAGCAAAGATGCGGTAAAACAAATAAACAGGGTTAATTTGCCCGAAAATATCCCCGAATGGGATAGCGAAGGAACAGTAGAACCCAAAGAAAAAATAATTATCAAGCACAACCGTAAAGAACTACAAAAAATAATGAGTGATTTTGTGGGCATTGTCCGCTCCAATGAACGCCTGAAAATTGCTTTGCAAAGACTTGAAGTTATCTACCGGGAAACGAAAGAACTTTACAATAGCTCTGTTCTTTCACCACAATTATGTGAATTAAGAAATATGGTAAATGTAGCTTATTTAATTATTACACAATCTCAAAAAAGAAAAGAAAACAGGGGAGGCTTTTATAATACAGATAATGTAACAAAATAG
- the nadA gene encoding quinolinate synthase NadA: MTIDYIEEIKKLKKEKNAVILAHFYQEAAIQDIADYVGDSLGLSKKAAETNAEMIVFAGVHFMSETAKILNPDKKVLLPDLDAGCSLADATPVSEFKKFIEAHPGYKVITYINCSAEVKALSDIICTSSNAVKIVNSLPKEQKIIFAPDKNLGRFVMKETGRDMVLWNGACVVHEAFSMDKLITLKQKHPEAVIVAHPESEDHILKTASYIGSTTGLLNYVKNSKEKEFIVATEAGILHKMSSDNPDKVLIPAPSKEDNTCACAECHFMKMNTMEKLYRCIKNETPELKLSKELIEKAYLPIKKMLDISAA; the protein is encoded by the coding sequence ATGACCATTGATTATATAGAAGAAATAAAAAAACTTAAAAAAGAAAAAAATGCTGTAATACTGGCACATTTCTATCAGGAAGCGGCGATACAGGATATTGCAGATTATGTAGGTGATAGTTTAGGTTTATCTAAAAAAGCGGCAGAAACCAATGCGGAAATGATCGTTTTTGCCGGTGTACATTTTATGTCTGAAACGGCAAAAATTTTAAACCCTGATAAAAAAGTACTCCTACCTGACCTGGATGCAGGTTGTTCTCTGGCCGATGCTACACCTGTAAGCGAATTTAAAAAGTTTATTGAGGCACACCCCGGTTATAAGGTTATAACATATATTAATTGTAGTGCAGAGGTGAAAGCATTAAGTGATATAATCTGTACCTCTTCAAATGCAGTGAAAATTGTTAATTCACTTCCAAAGGAACAAAAAATAATTTTTGCTCCTGATAAAAATCTTGGAAGATTTGTAATGAAAGAAACAGGCAGGGATATGGTTTTATGGAATGGAGCCTGTGTGGTACACGAAGCCTTTTCTATGGATAAGCTAATTACCTTGAAGCAAAAACATCCTGAAGCTGTTATTGTTGCACATCCGGAATCCGAAGACCATATTTTAAAAACGGCTTCATACATTGGATCCACCACAGGATTATTAAACTATGTAAAAAACAGCAAAGAGAAAGAGTTTATTGTAGCCACCGAGGCAGGTATTCTTCATAAAATGAGTAGTGATAATCCGGATAAGGTATTAATACCTGCACCTTCTAAAGAAGATAATACATGTGCCTGTGCCGAGTGTCACTTTATGAAAATGAATACCATGGAAAAATTATACAGATGTATAAAAAATGAAACACCGGAGTTAAAACTTTCCAAAGAATTGATAGAAAAGGCATATTTGCCCATAAAAAAAATGTTAGACATATCTGCAGCCTAA
- a CDS encoding nucleotidyltransferase family protein, which produces MKSLQEIKSMLESHRQHLFADYPIKSMAIFGSYSRKNQNDDSDLDILVEFNDKIGIRFIDLADEIETITGVKVDLVSKNGIKDKYFQTINSDLIYV; this is translated from the coding sequence ATGAAGTCATTACAGGAAATAAAATCCATGCTGGAAAGTCATAGGCAACATTTGTTTGCCGATTATCCTATTAAGTCTATGGCTATTTTTGGTTCTTATTCCAGGAAAAACCAAAATGATGATAGTGATTTAGATATTCTTGTTGAGTTTAATGATAAAATTGGTATTCGATTTATTGATTTAGCTGATGAGATTGAAACTATAACAGGGGTCAAAGTAGATTTAGTTTCAAAAAATGGAATAAAAGATAAATACTTCCAAACTATAAATTCAGATTTGATATATGTCTAA
- a CDS encoding HepT-like ribonuclease domain-containing protein, whose protein sequence is MSKRDILLLLDDMLDAGRKILKYTEGHDFDSFNSDDKTVDAVVRNFEIIGEAANRIDPDFRTLHPEIEWNRVRGFRNRIVHEYFGIDNRIVWSIIEGYLIELMNWIEKLIEDKKIT, encoded by the coding sequence ATGTCTAAACGTGATATCTTGCTATTACTTGATGATATGCTTGATGCAGGCAGGAAGATATTGAAATACACGGAAGGGCATGATTTCGATTCTTTTAACTCTGATGATAAGACTGTTGATGCTGTTGTAAGGAATTTTGAAATAATTGGTGAAGCTGCCAATAGAATTGATCCTGATTTTCGTACTCTACATCCGGAAATTGAATGGAACCGAGTTCGCGGATTTAGAAATAGAATCGTTCATGAGTATTTTGGAATTGATAATAGGATTGTATGGTCAATTATTGAAGGGTATTTAATTGAACTTATGAATTGGATTGAAAAATTAATTGAAGATAAGAAAATAACATAG
- a CDS encoding spermidine synthase, with product MKKILSYVWPVTKHVVSKINGPLEITWYNGKKLLDSKNANYSYGNLQKTLSYGLSKINVIPETNILLLGMGGGSVIETIHKKINSDVRITAIEIDEVIIEIAMREFNVMAEKNLEIICADAYEYVKRCKHQFELIIIDVFIDTKVPSKFYSVEFWNNIENILQQNGTVLFNAGMNLKTTANIESITGYLGDRFNFEVFKDKTNINTLLLAKHTEKGS from the coding sequence ATGAAGAAAATACTAAGCTATGTGTGGCCTGTTACCAAACACGTGGTTTCTAAAATAAACGGCCCTCTTGAAATTACCTGGTACAATGGAAAGAAATTGCTAGACAGTAAAAACGCAAACTACTCCTATGGAAATCTACAAAAAACTCTATCTTACGGTTTATCAAAAATTAATGTAATTCCTGAAACTAATATTCTTTTACTCGGAATGGGAGGAGGTAGTGTTATAGAAACCATTCACAAAAAAATTAATTCCGACGTAAGAATAACAGCCATTGAGATTGATGAAGTAATTATTGAAATAGCTATGCGGGAATTTAATGTTATGGCAGAAAAAAATCTTGAAATTATTTGTGCCGATGCATATGAATATGTAAAAAGGTGTAAGCATCAATTTGAACTGATAATTATTGATGTTTTTATTGATACCAAAGTTCCTTCTAAATTTTATTCTGTGGAATTTTGGAATAATATTGAAAATATTTTACAACAAAACGGTACTGTACTTTTTAATGCCGGGATGAATCTAAAAACCACTGCAAATATTGAATCAATTACCGGTTACTTAGGAGACCGGTTTAATTTTGAAGTCTTTAAAGATAAAACCAATATTAATACCCTTTTATTAGCAAAGCACACCGAAAAAGGGAGTTAA
- a CDS encoding glycosyltransferase family 2 protein → MTKYYVVIPAHNEEAFIKITLDSLVKQTLMPGKVIVVNDNSTDNTEQYIDDYIANYSFIKKVNASSSTIHMPGSKVVNAFNKGLELLDDEYDFIVKLDADLILPVNYFETVAHIFKTNSSVGLAGGFVYEQDKAGEWKFNHPMNLDHVRGGFKAYTKECFKAIGGLKSSMGWDTVDELLCNYHGFKIFTDSSLKVKHLRPVGKSYNKKAKLLQGEAMYKMRYGFLITCIASAKMAIKQKKLKVFIHNMKGYLSAKKRNLPFIVTKEEGDFIKKYRYRGIIRKLR, encoded by the coding sequence ATGACAAAATACTATGTAGTTATCCCGGCTCATAATGAAGAGGCATTTATAAAAATAACTCTTGATTCTCTTGTGAAACAAACCCTGATGCCCGGCAAAGTAATTGTTGTTAATGATAACTCTACCGATAATACAGAGCAGTATATTGATGATTATATAGCAAACTATAGCTTTATAAAGAAAGTGAATGCCTCTTCTTCAACCATTCATATGCCCGGAAGTAAAGTAGTGAATGCTTTTAATAAAGGGTTGGAACTTCTGGATGATGAGTATGACTTTATTGTAAAGTTAGATGCCGATCTTATTTTACCTGTTAATTATTTTGAAACGGTAGCTCATATATTTAAAACCAACAGTTCCGTAGGTTTAGCCGGAGGATTTGTTTATGAACAGGATAAAGCGGGAGAGTGGAAGTTTAACCACCCCATGAACCTGGACCATGTGCGGGGAGGGTTCAAAGCCTATACTAAAGAATGTTTTAAAGCCATAGGAGGATTAAAAAGTTCTATGGGATGGGATACGGTTGATGAGTTACTTTGTAACTATCACGGGTTTAAAATATTTACCGATTCTTCCCTTAAGGTAAAGCATCTTCGCCCGGTGGGTAAATCATATAATAAAAAGGCAAAACTTTTGCAGGGGGAGGCAATGTATAAAATGCGCTACGGATTTTTAATAACCTGTATTGCATCAGCTAAAATGGCAATCAAGCAAAAAAAACTAAAAGTATTTATCCATAATATGAAAGGATATTTATCGGCTAAAAAAAGAAATCTTCCATTTATAGTTACAAAAGAAGAAGGTGATTTTATCAAAAAATACCGCTATAGAGGAATAATCAGAAAATTAAGATAA
- a CDS encoding methyltransferase, whose product MYEDSFPHKRYSYTLDFLKSVVQPPASVLDLGVKNPFSEIMREQGYKVNNTQGEDLDLVTTAVKNNNYEVVTAFEIFEHLLAPFNVLKDIKAQKLVATVPLKLWFAPAYQSKTDEWDRHYHEFEDWQFDWLLEKTGWKIIKRARWTNPVKKLGIRPFLRNITPRYYAVYAERTH is encoded by the coding sequence ATGTACGAAGATAGTTTTCCGCATAAACGCTATAGTTATACTCTTGATTTTTTAAAATCTGTTGTTCAACCTCCCGCATCTGTACTGGATCTTGGCGTAAAAAATCCTTTCTCCGAAATCATGAGAGAACAGGGTTATAAAGTTAATAACACACAGGGTGAAGATTTGGATTTAGTGACAACTGCTGTAAAAAATAATAATTATGAGGTAGTAACGGCTTTTGAAATTTTTGAACATCTACTGGCTCCTTTTAATGTGTTAAAAGATATAAAAGCTCAAAAGCTAGTTGCAACAGTGCCACTAAAATTGTGGTTTGCACCGGCATACCAGAGCAAAACAGATGAGTGGGACCGGCATTATCATGAATTTGAAGACTGGCAGTTTGACTGGCTTCTGGAAAAAACCGGATGGAAAATTATAAAACGGGCCAGGTGGACCAACCCGGTTAAAAAATTAGGAATCCGTCCTTTTCTTCGAAACATTACCCCCCGATATTATGCAGTTTATGCAGAAAGAACACACTAA
- a CDS encoding 3-oxoacyl-ACP synthase III family protein — MNIEITGTGSYIPSHVESNEGFSGHEFLDTNGTRFESSNEIIIEKFKAITGIAERRYAKSHLNASDLAFFAAEKAIEDAGINPETLDYIIVANNFGDVKFGSCQSDMLPGLAARVKHSLRIKNPKCVAYDLIFGCPGWVEGVIQAQAYIKAGMAKKCLVIGAETLSRIIDKHDRDSMIYSDGAGAVVLELTNDEKNGILAHESATFAYDEAYYLFFGESYNKNLKDNTRYIKMHGRKIYEFAVTHVPQAMKNCLDKSGVSADEVKKIFIHQANEKMDEAIIKRFYRLYKKEVPEGIMPMNIHKMGNSSVATIPTLFDNVKRGQIENQEIHKGDVIIFASVGAGMNINAIVYKY, encoded by the coding sequence ATGAATATTGAAATTACAGGTACAGGCAGTTATATACCTTCTCATGTAGAATCGAATGAAGGTTTTAGCGGACATGAATTTTTAGATACAAACGGCACACGGTTTGAAAGTTCGAACGAGATTATAATTGAAAAATTTAAAGCTATAACCGGCATTGCGGAAAGACGTTATGCCAAATCTCACCTTAATGCTTCAGACCTGGCTTTTTTTGCCGCAGAAAAAGCTATTGAAGATGCTGGTATAAATCCCGAAACCCTTGATTATATTATAGTAGCAAACAACTTTGGAGATGTTAAGTTTGGTTCATGTCAAAGCGATATGTTGCCTGGTTTGGCGGCACGGGTAAAGCATTCTTTGAGAATTAAAAACCCGAAGTGTGTAGCTTATGACCTTATTTTTGGCTGCCCCGGATGGGTAGAAGGAGTTATACAGGCCCAGGCTTATATAAAAGCCGGAATGGCAAAAAAATGCCTTGTCATAGGAGCAGAGACTCTTTCAAGAATAATAGATAAACACGACAGGGACTCTATGATTTATTCCGACGGTGCAGGAGCTGTGGTCCTTGAATTAACTAACGATGAAAAAAACGGTATTTTGGCTCATGAATCGGCAACATTTGCCTATGATGAAGCATATTATTTGTTTTTTGGCGAGTCGTACAATAAAAATTTAAAAGACAATACAAGGTATATAAAAATGCATGGACGGAAAATTTATGAATTTGCTGTAACTCATGTACCTCAAGCCATGAAAAACTGTCTCGATAAAAGTGGGGTGTCTGCAGATGAAGTTAAAAAAATATTTATTCATCAGGCAAACGAAAAAATGGACGAAGCTATAATCAAACGGTTTTACAGGTTATACAAAAAAGAAGTGCCGGAAGGCATAATGCCTATGAACATACATAAAATGGGAAACAGCTCGGTAGCTACTATCCCTACTCTTTTTGATAATGTAAAAAGAGGTCAGATTGAAAATCAGGAAATACATAAAGGAGATGTTATTATATTTGCAAGTGTTGGCGCTGGCATGAATATCAACGCTATTGTTTACAAATATTAA